Proteins from a genomic interval of Erwinia sp. SLM-02:
- the purF gene encoding amidophosphoribosyltransferase: MCGIVGIAGFMPVNQSIYDALTVLQHRGQDAAGIVTIDALNCFRLRKANGLVSDVFEARHMQRMQGNMGIGHVRYPTAGSSSASEAQPFYVNSPYGITLAHNGNLTNAHELRKELFETGRRHVNTTSDSEILLNIFAQEVDRFQQDPLEAENIFSAVAAVHQRVRGAYACVAMIIGHGLVAFRDPNGIRPLVIGKRALVDGRTEYMVASESVALDTLGFEFLRDVAPGEAVYVTEKGQLFTRQCAENPKVNPCLFEYVYFARPDSFLDKISVYSARVRMGTKLGEKIAREWEDLDIDVVIPIPETSCDIALEMARILDKPYRQGFVKNRYVGRTFIMPGQQLRRNAVRRKLNANRAEFRGKNVLLVDDSIVRGTTSEQIIEMAREAGAKKVYLASAAPEIRFPNVYGIDMPSATELIAHGREVEEIRQLIGADALIFQDLDDLIEAVKEENPDIAQFECSVFNGIYVTKDVDQQYLEYLQSLRNDDAKAMARQNEVENLEIHNEG, from the coding sequence ATGTGCGGTATTGTCGGGATCGCCGGTTTCATGCCGGTCAACCAGTCGATTTATGACGCGTTAACGGTGCTTCAGCACCGTGGGCAGGATGCCGCAGGCATCGTGACCATCGATGCATTAAATTGCTTCCGCCTGCGTAAAGCAAACGGTCTGGTCAGCGATGTATTTGAAGCCCGCCACATGCAGCGTATGCAGGGTAATATGGGTATCGGCCACGTGCGCTACCCGACGGCAGGAAGCTCCAGCGCTTCTGAAGCCCAGCCCTTCTACGTGAACTCTCCTTACGGGATTACACTGGCCCATAACGGCAACCTGACCAATGCGCACGAGCTGCGTAAAGAGCTGTTTGAAACCGGTCGCCGTCATGTTAACACCACGTCGGATTCTGAAATCCTGCTGAACATCTTTGCGCAGGAAGTGGACCGTTTCCAACAGGATCCGCTGGAAGCCGAAAACATCTTCTCCGCCGTTGCCGCCGTGCATCAGCGCGTACGCGGTGCCTATGCCTGCGTGGCGATGATCATCGGCCACGGTCTGGTTGCCTTCCGCGACCCTAACGGCATTCGCCCGCTGGTGATCGGCAAGCGCGCGCTGGTTGATGGCCGCACCGAGTATATGGTGGCCTCTGAGAGCGTGGCGCTGGATACGCTGGGCTTTGAATTCCTGCGCGATGTCGCCCCTGGCGAAGCGGTTTACGTGACGGAAAAAGGCCAGCTGTTTACCCGCCAGTGCGCTGAGAACCCGAAGGTTAACCCGTGCCTGTTCGAGTACGTGTACTTCGCGCGTCCGGACTCCTTCCTCGATAAGATTTCGGTGTACAGCGCACGCGTGCGCATGGGCACCAAGCTGGGTGAGAAAATAGCCCGCGAGTGGGAAGACCTGGACATCGACGTGGTGATCCCAATCCCGGAAACCTCCTGCGATATCGCACTGGAGATGGCGCGTATTCTTGATAAGCCATACCGTCAGGGCTTTGTGAAGAACCGCTACGTGGGTCGTACCTTTATCATGCCGGGGCAGCAGCTGCGCCGTAATGCGGTTCGCCGTAAGCTGAACGCTAACCGCGCTGAGTTCCGCGGCAAGAACGTGCTGCTGGTGGATGACTCTATCGTCCGCGGTACCACCTCCGAGCAGATTATCGAAATGGCGCGTGAAGCCGGTGCGAAAAAAGTGTACCTGGCGTCGGCGGCACCGGAAATTCGCTTCCCTAACGTCTACGGCATCGATATGCCAAGCGCCACCGAGCTGATTGCTCACGGTCGTGAAGTTGAGGAGATCCGCCAGCTGATCGGTGCTGATGCGCTGATTTTCCAGGATCTCGACGACCTGATTGAAGCGGTGAAGGAAGAGAACCCGGATATCGCCCAGTTCGAGTGTTCGGTGTTCAACGGTATTTACGTGACCAAAGACGTCGATCAGCAGTACCTTGAGTATCTGCAGTCGTTGCGTAACGACGATGCCAAAGCGATGGCGCGTCAGAACGAAGTCGAAAACCTGGAAATTCATAACGAAGGCTAA
- the cvpA gene encoding colicin V production protein, producing MVWIDNVIIAVIAFSALVSLIRGFIREALSLVTWGCAFFVASHYFSYLAVWFTGFEDELIRNGIAIAVLFVATLIVGAIVNYVIGSLVEKTGLSGTDRVLGVCFGALRGVLIVAAMLFFLDTFTGFSKSLDWQQSKLIPQFSYIIGWFFDYLKSTSSFLPR from the coding sequence ATGGTCTGGATAGATAACGTCATTATTGCGGTTATAGCTTTTTCGGCTCTGGTTAGCCTGATCCGTGGGTTTATTCGGGAAGCACTTTCTCTCGTGACCTGGGGGTGCGCATTCTTTGTCGCCAGTCATTACTTCTCCTATCTTGCCGTCTGGTTCACAGGATTTGAAGACGAGCTGATTCGGAATGGAATCGCCATTGCAGTGTTATTTGTTGCCACCTTAATCGTGGGCGCAATCGTTAACTATGTAATTGGTTCGCTGGTTGAGAAAACCGGCCTGTCGGGTACCGACAGAGTGCTGGGCGTCTGTTTTGGGGCACTGCGTGGCGTACTGATTGTGGCCGCTATGCTGTTTTTCCTCGACACATTCACCGGCTTTTCCAAAAGCCTCGACTGGCAGCAGTCGAAGTTAATCCCTCAGTTCAGTTACATCATCGGGTGGTTCTTTGACTACCTGAAGAGCACGTCGAGTTTTTTGCCCCGGTAA